The genomic segment TAAACATTATTTTAAAGATTTTATTTATATTGTAACCTAATTTAATTATAGATATTAAATTATTAATGTATATATTTATTTATATGTTATTTTATACTATTTAATTTTCAAAATTTATGGTCATTCATTAATTTTTTATTGACATTTTTTACACTTTAATGCATTGTTACAAAAATATTGAAAATAAATTTTATGGAGGTTTTTTATGGCTAAGTTAGACAAAAACAGACTTATCTTTGGGTTACTACTTATTATTCTTATAGCTATTGGTGAAATAATTTTCCATGTTCTTCATGTCCCTGCCTGGCCTGCATTTTTGATTATGATCTTTTTCTTCATGGCACATATGGATAAAAAGCAGGCTCCTAATATGTTAGTTGGCGGTGCATTTGGTATATTGATGATAATTGCAGCAAAAATAATTGTTACAACACTTGTTGGCGCCGGATTAGATCAATTTGTAGCATTTCTGATATTCGTCCTTGTATTTGTATATTGTATAGTTGCTTTAGGGGAAATATTGCCAATATTATTCAATAATTATGCTTTCATGGCTTTGCTTTTTACAGCAACGTACATGCAAACGCCTAATCCTCAAAACCCATTTATCTTAACTGCAATATTATTAATTGGAGGAGGAATTTTCATCATAGGTATACTTGGAATAGTAAAATTATTGATGAAATTAGCTTCCCCTAAATGAACACGATTAATTAATATCTTTTTTATTTAAGGAGGGATTTGTATTTAATTGAACGCCCTCCTTAAAACTTCAAAACTTACATCTTATTCCCGTGGAAATAGTTATTAAAATAAATTTTAATTTTACAGGAGGAAAGTATATGAGCAAAAAAACTATCTCATATAAAGACAAACCATGGTTAAAATTTTATGATAAAGGAGTACCTGCCACTATTGATTTTGTGGACTGTACTTTAAATGATTATTTTAATGAAGCTATAAATAAATATTCTGAAAGAGTAGCGTTTGTATCGCAGGGATATGAAATGACATATAAAGAACTTGGAGAAGTTGTCAATAGATTTGCTACCTGCCTTGCTGATTTTGGTATACAAAAAGGCGACCGTGTTGCTATTCATTTGCCAAATATTCTTCATTGTGTAGCTGCCTACTATGCTGTCATTAAGATTGGCGGCATAGTAGTCATGCATAATCCGTTATACTCCCCTGCTGAGCTTGAATATCAATTTAACGATTCAGGGACAAAAGTTGTAGTTACTCTAGACCTTTTTGGGAATACAATTATTGATTTAAGGCCAAAAACACAGGTTAAGCAGATCGTTTGTGTCTCTTTACGGGATTACCTCCCTTCAAATGTTGACCCTAATACCATACTATCTGTAGAACCAAAACAAGCAGAAGATGTTTATAAGTGGAAAGATATTATGGATAAATATCCGGCACAACCCCCAAAAGTAACTGTAACAACTGAGGATATTGCTCAATTACAATATACAGGGGGAACAACAGGAGTTTCAAAAGGTGCGATGCTAACTCATAGCAACCTGACAAAACAGTTACAACAAATTGACGCCTGGGACACAACCATTCACAGAGGTGATGAAATGACCATGGTAGGCGCATTACCATTTTTTCACGTTTATGGATTATCAACTGTTATGAATTTAAATATTTATGATGGATTTAAAACAATTCTTACTGGTAGACCGACACCTGAAGCACTTATGGAAATTATTCAAAAATATCGACCACAAATTGCATGCCTTGTCCCCACAATGTATATTGGAATGCTCAATCACCCAGATTTTGAAAAATTAGATCTTACATGTGTTAAGCGATTGATGTGCGGAAGCGCACCACTACCATTAGAAGTAATAAAAGCATATGAAGAAAAAGCTGGTGTGCATATTAATGAGGGATATGGATTAACCGAAGCATCACCAGTTACACACTCAAATCCTTATGGAACTGTACAAAAATCCGGTAGCATAGGTGTTCCTTATCCCAGTACAGAAGTTAGAATTGTTGACCTTGAAACAGGAGAAAATGATGTACCCGTTGGTCAGCCAGGTGAAATGATTATTAAAGGCCCTCAAATAATGAAAGGATACTGGAATAGGCCGGATGAAACATCCAAAACCATACGGAATGGATGGCTATACACCGGTGATATCGCAATTATGGATGAGGATGGATATTTCTTTATTGTTGATAGGAAAAAAGATATGGTAATATCAGGTGGCTATAATGTTTATCCGCGTGAGATTGATGAAGTTTTATATACTCATCCCAAGGTTCTGGAAGCTTGCTGTATAGGGATACCACATCCTACAAGAGGTGAGCAAATAAAAGCATTTGTAGTTCTTAAAGAAGGCGAAACAGCTACTGAAAAAGAAATAATTGATTACTGTGCAACAAAATTAGCCAAATATAAATTACCAACAATAGTTGAATTTAGAACAGAATTACCCAAAAGTAATGTTGGAAAAATATTACGTAAAGTTCTTAGAGAGGAGGAAATGCAGAAGATTAAATGATAAAGAAGTACTAAAACCAAATAATCGAATAATTCAGGCCACCAATTCTGTATAATGAGTGCTGGCATTACAGTGTTGTTTAAACCAGCACTCATTAATATACCTTTATTTGCCACTTTTATTCTCTACAATTTATACTTATCTTAACCTATTATTTTTGTAAAATATATTACATTGCCAATCATTTAATCATTTATAGCAAGGAGGAAAGATTATGTTAGAAAGAACCAAAATTCCAAGAAATGACAATAATGACTATACTATAGAAATGGCAAAACTACGTCAAAATTTCATCACAACAATGACAGGAACAGAATTACATCATGTTAGTTCATTTTCCTTTGATCCAAAAGTTCTTCCGGGAAACATTGAACATTTTACTGGTGTAGCCCAGGTCCCTATTGGAATAGCAGGACCACTCTTAATACATGGTGAACATGCCAATGGCGAATTTTATGTTCCGTTAGCAACTACCGAAGGCACATTAGTTGCCAGTTATAACCGAGGCATGAAATTATTTTATGAAGCCGGTGGAATTATTACAACAGTAAGTGATGATTCTATGCAAAGAGCCCCTGTCTTTGTTTTTGAAAATGCTATCTTAGCTCGAAATTTTGGAGAATGGATTGATGAACATTTTTATGATATTAAAGAACAGGCAGAAAGTACTACTAAAACAGGTAAATTAAAGAAAATTGAAAAATTCCATGTTGGTAATATGATGTTTTTACGCTTCAATTTTTCAACCGGTGATGCAGCTGGTCAAAATATGGTGGGGAAAGCAACATGGGTAGCCTGTAATTGGATAATGAAAAACAACTCTACGATTAAACGATATACTCTCTCTGGTAATATTGATACCGATAAAAAATATTCTCACCTTAATACTTTAAGTACGCGAGGCAAAAGAGTTACAGCAGAAATAACAATTCCCAGAAAATTATTTATCGATTTTATGAAACTCCCACCGGAAGCTGTAGTAAAAATGAGATATACAACTACACTGGGAGCATTTATTTCTGGGGCCAATAACAACGGCCTTCATTCTGCCAATGCTATTACAGCTATTTTTATTGCCACTGGTCAGGATGTTGCAAATATTGCAGAATCATCATCTGCTATAGCCTATGCAGAAGTAACTGAAAATGGGGATTATTATTATTTTATAACATTACCTTCGCTTATAATTGCAACGTACGGTGGCGGAACAGGGTTGCCAACTCAAAAAGAATGCCTTGAAATCTTGGGTTGTTATGGTGCTGGTAAAGTATATAAATTTGCAGAAATTATTGCGGCAACAGTTTTATGTGGCGAATTTTCACTGGCAACAGCAGTGATTTCAGGAGGAGAATGGGTTTCCAGTCATGAAAAATTAGGAAGGAATAGATAAGTTTTATAATTCATCCGTTTTATTTTCATTCAACATCTTCTCCCGTAATTGGCACATCTTTTCATAATCAAAATAATATTTTTTTGATTCATAAATTTTTCTAAATTTAGTTTTGTATTTTTTTGAATCGAAATATTCCTTCATACGTTTTGATACAGGAAATATTTGTTCAGAAGGATCATAAACCTGGGGGGTATTGGTGTTTTTATCAATGATAGTCCCAGTAATCATACCCCAAGACATATCTGAAAGCGAATAACCTTTAATATCTCGCAGGATAGCTCTTAATATTGCTTCATGACTGGGATTAAAAAACTTGAATTTTCGTGAATACATTACTGCACCATGAAAATGATCAGGAACATCCATGAAACCATCTTTCACTACCTGTTCACCAACAATGTACATTAACTCCATCATATAATTTAAGCTTCCCAGTCCAGGCTTTGATTGACCAGGCAGTTGTGGTTTATCAGGGTCAAAAGTTGCTTTAGGATTTTGAGCAGAAAGCCATTCGATTACAACCATATCCAATGACGTTGGAGCATCATATTCCTCACAAAACCTCTTTTGTGGCATAAAACGAGATTCAGAAACTCTTAAATCTATTAATAGATGTTCAGGATCCATCTTTTCATAATATATTTTTAAATAATGTATTTGAGCATCGTCTTTATCTATATCAATTTCAATATTATCAAATCCTAATCTCAGTAGATGGTCGACCAAACCAACTGTTTTAATCATTCCATAAAGAGTATCTGCATCCAACCTGTTTAAAAATAAATTCTTATTTTGACTGCTTAAAGCAAAATATCCAAAACTCCCTTCAAGATCTAGTGTTCCAAAATTTTTTGAAAGTGTTTTCCCAGAATCGATTGGTTCAAAATATTTTAATATAGATTTTTTTTTAGGTTTTCTCACTCAAATTTTCTCCTTTCTTTTATTCTGACCACCGATCTGAATTGTACACCATTTTCACCTGTAATAAAAAATGATCTATATTTCTCAAATCAATTATAGGCACAACCATCATTCGTGCAAATTTATCATATTCGCGAACCTGTAATAATGCTTTTCTGTAATCATCATTTAATGTTTCACCAATAATTATAAGTCGTGCATTGGATTGTTGATAAAACTTTAAAAGTTCCTTTGGATCATTTACCGTAAAAACATCTTCAGTGGGAAGAAAGTCAGGTGAAATTTCTATTTTGCAATCTTTTTTTCGTGAAACTATCGCACTTACCAGGTCAGTATTTTTTTTAAATCTCTCAATATAGCTGGTTTCAGCATGCGGTTGCAGATTTACAAATATAATTATTCCATTTTCTGAGTTACGATAATATATTCGTTTATTCCTATCTAAAAGGCGTTTTACTTGATTCCACTGTTTATAATCGATTGCATCATTATGCTTGAAAACTGTAATTCTTTTCCCTGTATGCTGGTCATACGAATAAATATCTCCAATACAAATTAAATAACGTTTTCGTTTTGTTAATGTACTTACTCTATCGAGTGTCTCCAGCTTACGGTCAATAGTAATAAAATCAGCTGAAGCATAGGGTACACGATACTCAGCAGGAAATAGTGTGGATAATAAACTATAAACTATTTCATCATATTTTATTTCAATTGCTTCAACACCAGCCTGTTCAAATCTGTAAATATCATCAATAAATATTTGATCTGATTCATTATAGGTTTTTCCCTTTATTGTATAACTTTGTAAATATTTACAAATACAAGCGGGATTATTTTCTAAAATTTTTTTTATTTGTTCAATTTTTACTAGCATCTTCTTAATTTAACATAATTGCATTTTAAATACAATGAATACAATATTTTAACATTGAGTTAAATATTCTATTAAAATAAGTATAATAACTAAATATTCTTTTATTCAAGTATATTTTATGGGCACCTCTAAAAAACTGCTTTCTACCGAAATTATTCATATAATAAAAAGCAGTTTTACCTTATTATATTGTGCCCATAAGGGTACAACCAAAATAATAGTTTTTAGAAGTTCCTTTATTTATTCAATAAAAATTTAATTGAAATTATTGTACAAATTTATTATAATCGTATAGCTACTTAATTAATGACAATTTTAACATAATGTATACAATTACCCATTAAAATAGCGGGATTGGAGTCTTTA from the Spirochaetota bacterium genome contains:
- a CDS encoding long-chain fatty acid--CoA ligase, translating into MSKKTISYKDKPWLKFYDKGVPATIDFVDCTLNDYFNEAINKYSERVAFVSQGYEMTYKELGEVVNRFATCLADFGIQKGDRVAIHLPNILHCVAAYYAVIKIGGIVVMHNPLYSPAELEYQFNDSGTKVVVTLDLFGNTIIDLRPKTQVKQIVCVSLRDYLPSNVDPNTILSVEPKQAEDVYKWKDIMDKYPAQPPKVTVTTEDIAQLQYTGGTTGVSKGAMLTHSNLTKQLQQIDAWDTTIHRGDEMTMVGALPFFHVYGLSTVMNLNIYDGFKTILTGRPTPEALMEIIQKYRPQIACLVPTMYIGMLNHPDFEKLDLTCVKRLMCGSAPLPLEVIKAYEEKAGVHINEGYGLTEASPVTHSNPYGTVQKSGSIGVPYPSTEVRIVDLETGENDVPVGQPGEMIIKGPQIMKGYWNRPDETSKTIRNGWLYTGDIAIMDEDGYFFIVDRKKDMVISGGYNVYPREIDEVLYTHPKVLEACCIGIPHPTRGEQIKAFVVLKEGETATEKEIIDYCATKLAKYKLPTIVEFRTELPKSNVGKILRKVLREEEMQKIK
- a CDS encoding hydroxymethylglutaryl-CoA reductase, encoding MLERTKIPRNDNNDYTIEMAKLRQNFITTMTGTELHHVSSFSFDPKVLPGNIEHFTGVAQVPIGIAGPLLIHGEHANGEFYVPLATTEGTLVASYNRGMKLFYEAGGIITTVSDDSMQRAPVFVFENAILARNFGEWIDEHFYDIKEQAESTTKTGKLKKIEKFHVGNMMFLRFNFSTGDAAGQNMVGKATWVACNWIMKNNSTIKRYTLSGNIDTDKKYSHLNTLSTRGKRVTAEITIPRKLFIDFMKLPPEAVVKMRYTTTLGAFISGANNNGLHSANAITAIFIATGQDVANIAESSSAIAYAEVTENGDYYYFITLPSLIIATYGGGTGLPTQKECLEILGCYGAGKVYKFAEIIAATVLCGEFSLATAVISGGEWVSSHEKLGRNR